The window GCGCAGCTCACGCCAGCCCGCATCGCTGACGGCCCGGGCGAGCGTGTGATTCCTCAGCAAGTTCTTGACGGTGAGGTCCTCGATCACGAGCGTTTGGTTTTCGCGCACGAGTCGAGTCGTCAGTTTGTGCAGATGATCCCGGCGGCGATCGGCAATGAGGGCGTGGATCCTGGCCCCGCGGGTGCGGGCCTTGGCTCGGTTCTTGCTTTCCTTCTCCTTCCGGGCCAGCGCCCTTTGTGCACGCGCCAGCCGGTCGCGGTCCCTGCGCTCATGTCGGGGATTGGGGATCTTCTCGCCGGTCGAGAGGGTGACCAGTACGGTCAGTCCGACGTCGATGCCCACCGCATTCGTGGTGGCGGGCATCGGGGCAGGGGTGTCCTCGCACAACAGGGACACGAACCAGCGCCCGGCACTGTCCCGGGAGACCGTCACGGTGCTCGGTGCCGCCCCAGCGGGGAGGGGGCGCGACCACACGATGTCCAACGGCTCGGCCATCTTCGCGAGCGTCAGGTGACCGTCGGCGTAGCGGAACGCACTGCGCGTGTACTCGGCCGAGGCCCGGGACTTCCGCTTCGACTTGAAGCGGGGGTACTTCGCCCGCTTTCCCCAAAACCCCGCGCACGCACTCTGCAGATGCCGCAGTGCCTGCTGCAACGGCACCGAGGAGACCTCGGCCAGGTACGCCGGCTCCTCGGTCCGCTTCCATGTCGTGAGCAGCGCCGACGTCTGTCCGTACCCCATTCGCTCTTGAACGCCCGCTTCACCACAGAGGAAGTTCCCACGCCCCGGACGCTGGGGGCGGTCACGATCCGAACACAAGTACAGATCACGGCTTCACGCAGCGGCACCGCGCCTGGGCGCGTTCCCTACCTGGCTGCAGCCGGGAGTTTTCACGCAAGGAGGTTTGGGATGAGCGCTGCTAGTCCCGCCAGACCGACCAAGAAGGTCGTCGTCTTCGACTACGGCTTCGGCAACGTCCGCTCCGCCGAACGCGCCCTCGCACGCGTCGGCGCCGACGTCGAGATCACCCGCGACTACGACAAGGCCATGGACGCCGACGGACTCCTCGTCCCCGGTGTCGGCGCCTTCGCCGCCTGCATGCGGGGCCTCAAGGACGCCCGCGGCGACTGGATCATCGGCCGCCGGCTCTCCGGCGGCCGCCCCGTCATGGGCATCTGCGTGGGCATGCAGATCCTCTTCGAGCGCGGCATCGAACACGGCGTGGAGACCGAGGGCCTCGACGAGTGGCCCGGTACGGTCGGACCGCTCAAGGCCCCCGTCGTCCCGCACATGGGGTGGAACACCGTCGACGCGCCGGCCGACAGCCAGGCCTTCGCCGGCCTGGACGCGGACGCCCGCTTCTACTTCGTCCACTCGTACGCGGCGCGCGACTGGAGCCTGGAAGTCACCAACCCGCTGATCCGCGCCCCCAAGGTCACCTGGGCCACGCACGGCGAGCCCTTCGTCGCGGCGGTGGAGAACGGGGCCCTGTGGGCCACCCAGTTCCACCCCGAGAAGTCCGGCGACGCCGGGGCCCGGCTCCTCACCAACTGGATCGAGACCCTCTGATGACCGTGACCTCAGCGAAGCTGGAACTCCTCCCCGCGGTCGACGTCCGCGACGGCCAGGCCGTCCGCCTCGTCCACGGGGTGTCCGGCAGCGAGACCTCCTACGGCTCCCCGCTGGAGGCGGCCCTCGCCTGGCAGGCCTCCGGCGCCGAATGGCTCCACCTGGTCGACCTCGACGCCGCCTTCGGCACGGGCGACAACCGTGCCCTGGTCGCCGAGATCACCGGCGCCATGGACATCAAGGTCGAACTCTCCGGCGGCATCCGCGACGACGCCTCGCTCGCCGCGGCCCTCGCCACCGGCTGCACCCGCGTCAACCTGGGCACCGCCGCCCTGGAGACCCCCGAGTGGGCCGCCAGGGCCATCGCCGAGCACGGCGACAGGATCGCGGTCGGCCTCGACGTGCGCGGCACCACCCTCAAGGGCCGCGGCTGGACCAGCGAGGGCGGCGACCTCTACGAGACCCTCGCCCGCCTGGACGCCGAGGGCTGCGCCCGCTACGTCGTCACCGACATCGGCAAGGACGGCACGCTGACCGGCCCCAACCTGGAGCTGCTGAAGAACGTCTGCGCCGCCACCGACCGGCCCGTCGTGGCGTCCGGCGGCATCTCCTCGCTGGACGACCTGCGGGCCCTGTCCGCGCTCGTCCCGCAGGGCGTCGAGGGCGCCATCGTCGGAAAGGCCCTGTACGCCAAGGCCTTCACCCTGGAAGAAGCCCTGAAGGTGGTCTCCGCATGAGCTCTCCCGACCAGGTACGACGCATCTCCTCCGGTGGCGCCTACGAGGACGTCATCGGCTACTCCCGCGCCGTACAGCTCCCCAACGGCCTGGTCCTCGTCTCCGGCTGCACCGCCGCCGACGGGGGCGGCCCGTACGACCAGGCCATCACGGCCTTCGGCGTCGCCTTCAAGGCCCTGGAGCAGGCCGGGCTCGGCCCCGAGCACGTGGTGCGCACCCGCATGTACCTCACGCACGCCCGTGACGTGGAGGACGTCGGCCGCGCCCACAAGGAGCTGTTCGACGCGGTGCGGCCCGCCGCATCCATGATCATCGTCTCCGGTTTCGTCGACCCCTCCATGGTCGTCGAAGTGGAGGTCGAAGCCTTCGGTCCGTCAGGAGCCACCGCATGACCCTCGCCGTACGGGTGATCCCCTGCCTGGACGTGGACAACGGCCGCGTGGTCAAGGGAGTCAACTTCCAGAACCTGCGCGACGCCGGCGACCCGGTGGAGATGGCCAAGCTGTACGACGCCGAGGGCGCCGACGAGCTGACGTTCCTCGACATCACCGCCTCCTCCGGTAACCGCGAGACCACCTACGACGTGGTGCGCCGCACCGCCGAACAGGTCTTCATCCCGCTGACCGTCGGCGGCGGCGTACGCACCGCCGACGACGTCGACAAGCTGCTGCGGGCGGGCGCCGACAAGGTGGGCGTCAACACGGCCGCCATCGCCCGCCCCGAGCTGATCCGGGAGATCGCCGAGCGGTTCGGACGACAGGTCCTCGTGCTGTCCGTGGACGCCCGCCGCACCGCCTCCGGCTCCTTCGAGGTCACCACCCACGGCGGCCGGCAGAGCGCCGGCATCGACGCCGTCGAATGGGCCCACCGGGCGGCCGAACTCGGCGCCGGGGAAATCCTGTTGAACTCGATGGACGCGGACGGTACGAAGGACGGCTACGACACGGAGATGATCGCGGCCGTGCGCAGGCACGTCACGGTGCCGGTGATCGCCTCCGGCGGCGCCGGCAGGCTGGAGCACTTCCCGCCGGCCATCGAGGCCGGCGCGGACGCGGTACTCGCCGCGTCGGTGTTCCACTTCGGCGACCTGCGCATCGGCCAGGTCAAGGACGCGCTGCGGGGGGCCGGCCACCCGGTGCGCTGATGCCCCGGGGGGCTGCGTTGAACCGGAACACATGGCGCTGGCTGGCCGCCTACGCCGCCTCACTGATCGGCGACGCGATCTACTTCCTCGCCCTCGGCTGGACCGCCGCGCACGTGGCCGGCCCGGCCGAGGTCGGGCTGGTCATGGCGGCCGGTGCCGTCCCGAGGGCCCTGCTCATGCTGGGCGGCGGGGTGGTCGCCGACCGTTTCGGGCCCCGGCTCGTGGTCGTCTCCTCCGACGCCGTGCGCTGCGCGGTCATCCTCGCGCTCGCCCTGATCGTCGCGCTCGCCTCACCGGGGCTGTGGGTCCTGGTGACGGTGGCCCTCGTCTTCGGGGCCGTGGACGCGCTGTTCATGCCGGCGGTCGGCGCGCTGCCGCCCCGCATCGCCGGCCCCGGGCAACTGGTGCGGGTCCAGGGGCTGCGCAGCCTCGCCGAACGCGTCGGGCACACCGCGGGGCCGCCGGTGGCGGGCCTCGCGATCGGCCTGGGCGGGGTGGGGGCCGCCTTCGGCGTGGCCGCCGCGCTGTTCGGGCTCTCCCTGGTGCTGCTGCTGGCCGTACGGATCGCCCCCGCGGTGCGGGACTCCGAGGACTCCGCGGCGGGGCAGACCCCCTGGCGGCAGTTGCTGTCCGGGCTCGCCTACATCCGGCGGCACCCGGTGATCGGCCCGCTGACGGTGTCCGGCGCCCTGAGCCAGCTCGGCACCTCCGCCCCGCTCACCCTGGGACTGATCCTGCTGGCCGAGGAACGGGGCTGGGGCGCCGGCGGGGTCGGCTGGATCATCGGTGCCTTCGGGGCCGGCGCGGCGTCCAGCGCCCTGGTCCTGACCCTGGTGCCCCGGTTCCCCCGCGCGGGGGCGGTGCAGAACCTCACCCTGATCGTCGGCTCGGCCGGCATCGGCAGCGTCGCCCTGGCCCCCGGCCTGCCCACCGCGGTCGTCGTCTCGCTGGTGACCGGCCTGGTCTGCGGCATCTGCGGAGGCCTGGCCGTCGCCCTGATCCAGACCTCCACCGACCCCGCGTACCTGGGCCGGGTCAGCTCGGTCATGGCCTTCACGGCGGTGGGCCTGGCCCCGCTGTCCTACCCCGTCTTCGGCCTGGCGGTGGACCTGTGGGGCATCACCCCGGTGTTCCTGGCCGGCGGCCTGCTGAGCATGGCGGGAGCGGTGGTCGGGACCTCGGCCCGGGAGGTCCGCCGGGCGGAACTCGCCTTCGCCTGACCACCGCCCGGGCCCCGTGCCGACCCGGCGGCCCCGCACAGGCTCCCGCGCGCTACAGGCCCAGCTGCGCCGTCGTCAGCTTCGCGACGGCCTCCGCCGGGCCGTCCAGCTCCACCGCCGCCGAGGACTGGCGGCCGAAGCAGAACAGCGTGAGTTCGCCCGGCTCGCCCGTGACCGTGACCACCGGGGTGCCCTTGTGCGCCACCGTCGTCTGGCCGTTCGGGCGGCGCAGGACCAGCCCCACCGGGGAGCGGCGGCCCGTCAGCCGGGCCAGCTTCTCCAGGCGGGACCACAGGGAGTCCGAGAACACGGGGTCCAGCGCCCGCGGCGACCAGTCGGGCTGGGCCCGCCGGACGTCCTCCGCGTGGACGTAGAACTCCACCGCGTTGGCCGCCTCGTCGATCTGCTTCAGGGAGTAGAGGGACATCCTCGGCGGGCCGGTACGGATCAACTGGATCAGTTCCTCGTACGGCTTGGCCTTGTACTCCTCCATCACCTTGTCCAGCCGGGTCTTCAGCACGTCCAGCAGGAGACCGCCCGCCGCGTCCGGGCGGCGCTCGCGGACGACCACGTGCGCCGCGAGTTCCCGGGCGCGCCAGCCGTCGCACAGTGTCGGCGCCTCCGGCCCCGCCGACTCCAACAGGTCGGCCAGGAGCAGTCGTTCACGCTTCGCATGGGTAGACATGCGGGCCAGCCTACGGCCGCGACCCGCCGCGCGCCCGCCCATCAGGTGGACGGCGCTCCGTGATCGTCGCCTCCGCCCGGCACAATGGCCTCATGAGTACGACCTCCCTCGACCCCGCCATCGCCGCTCGTCTCAAGCGCTCCGCGGACGGTCTGGTTCCGGCCATCGCCCAGCAGTACGACACCGGTGAGGTGCTCATGCTCGGCTGGATGGACGACGAGGCCCTGCACCGGACGCTGACCACCGGGCGCTGCACGTACTGGTCCCGCAGCCGCCGGGAGTACTGGGTCAAGGGAGACACCTCCGGCCACTTCCAGCACGTGAAGTCCGTCGCCCTCGACTGCGACGCCGACACCCTGCTCGTGAAGGTCGACCAGGTCGGGGCCGCCTGTCACACCGGCGCCCGTACGTGCTTCGACGCCGATGTCCTTCTCAGCGACGCCGAATAGGTAGGTCCCACGTCATGGATCTTGAGACGTTCCGCAAGCTCGCGGTCGACCGCCGCGTCATCCCCGTCAGCCGCAAGCTGCTGGCCGACGGCGACACGCCCGTGGGTCTCTACCGCAAGCTGGCCGCCGAACGCCCCGGAACCTTCCTCCTGGAGTCCGCCGAGAACGGCCGCTCCTGGTCCCGCTACTCCTTCGTCGGCGTCCGCAGCGACTCCACCCTCACCGTCCGCGACGGCCGGGCCCACTGGATCGGCACCCCTCCCGTCGGCGTCCCCACGGACGGCGACCCGCTGGAGGCCCTGCGCGCCACCGTCGAGGCCCTGCACACCCCCCGCGACATCGCCGGCGGCATGCCGCCCTTCACCGGCGGCATGGTCGGC of the Streptomyces sp. NBC_01426 genome contains:
- a CDS encoding TIGR03085 family metal-binding protein, with product MSTHAKRERLLLADLLESAGPEAPTLCDGWRARELAAHVVVRERRPDAAGGLLLDVLKTRLDKVMEEYKAKPYEELIQLIRTGPPRMSLYSLKQIDEAANAVEFYVHAEDVRRAQPDWSPRALDPVFSDSLWSRLEKLARLTGRRSPVGLVLRRPNGQTTVAHKGTPVVTVTGEPGELTLFCFGRQSSAAVELDGPAEAVAKLTTAQLGL
- the priA gene encoding bifunctional 1-(5-phosphoribosyl)-5-((5-phosphoribosylamino)methylideneamino)imidazole-4-carboxamide isomerase/phosphoribosylanthranilate isomerase PriA, giving the protein MTVTSAKLELLPAVDVRDGQAVRLVHGVSGSETSYGSPLEAALAWQASGAEWLHLVDLDAAFGTGDNRALVAEITGAMDIKVELSGGIRDDASLAAALATGCTRVNLGTAALETPEWAARAIAEHGDRIAVGLDVRGTTLKGRGWTSEGGDLYETLARLDAEGCARYVVTDIGKDGTLTGPNLELLKNVCAATDRPVVASGGISSLDDLRALSALVPQGVEGAIVGKALYAKAFTLEEALKVVSA
- a CDS encoding MFS transporter encodes the protein MNRNTWRWLAAYAASLIGDAIYFLALGWTAAHVAGPAEVGLVMAAGAVPRALLMLGGGVVADRFGPRLVVVSSDAVRCAVILALALIVALASPGLWVLVTVALVFGAVDALFMPAVGALPPRIAGPGQLVRVQGLRSLAERVGHTAGPPVAGLAIGLGGVGAAFGVAAALFGLSLVLLLAVRIAPAVRDSEDSAAGQTPWRQLLSGLAYIRRHPVIGPLTVSGALSQLGTSAPLTLGLILLAEERGWGAGGVGWIIGAFGAGAASSALVLTLVPRFPRAGAVQNLTLIVGSAGIGSVALAPGLPTAVVVSLVTGLVCGICGGLAVALIQTSTDPAYLGRVSSVMAFTAVGLAPLSYPVFGLAVDLWGITPVFLAGGLLSMAGAVVGTSAREVRRAELAFA
- the hisI gene encoding phosphoribosyl-AMP cyclohydrolase, yielding MSTTSLDPAIAARLKRSADGLVPAIAQQYDTGEVLMLGWMDDEALHRTLTTGRCTYWSRSRREYWVKGDTSGHFQHVKSVALDCDADTLLVKVDQVGAACHTGARTCFDADVLLSDAE
- a CDS encoding RidA family protein translates to MSSPDQVRRISSGGAYEDVIGYSRAVQLPNGLVLVSGCTAADGGGPYDQAITAFGVAFKALEQAGLGPEHVVRTRMYLTHARDVEDVGRAHKELFDAVRPAASMIIVSGFVDPSMVVEVEVEAFGPSGATA
- the hisF gene encoding imidazole glycerol phosphate synthase subunit HisF; translation: MTLAVRVIPCLDVDNGRVVKGVNFQNLRDAGDPVEMAKLYDAEGADELTFLDITASSGNRETTYDVVRRTAEQVFIPLTVGGGVRTADDVDKLLRAGADKVGVNTAAIARPELIREIAERFGRQVLVLSVDARRTASGSFEVTTHGGRQSAGIDAVEWAHRAAELGAGEILLNSMDADGTKDGYDTEMIAAVRRHVTVPVIASGGAGRLEHFPPAIEAGADAVLAASVFHFGDLRIGQVKDALRGAGHPVR
- the hisH gene encoding imidazole glycerol phosphate synthase subunit HisH; the protein is MSAASPARPTKKVVVFDYGFGNVRSAERALARVGADVEITRDYDKAMDADGLLVPGVGAFAACMRGLKDARGDWIIGRRLSGGRPVMGICVGMQILFERGIEHGVETEGLDEWPGTVGPLKAPVVPHMGWNTVDAPADSQAFAGLDADARFYFVHSYAARDWSLEVTNPLIRAPKVTWATHGEPFVAAVENGALWATQFHPEKSGDAGARLLTNWIETL